From a region of the Malania oleifera isolate guangnan ecotype guangnan chromosome 12, ASM2987363v1, whole genome shotgun sequence genome:
- the LOC131144965 gene encoding spermidine coumaroyl-CoA acyltransferase-like, with the protein MKVQISETICVFPAATPSHHHRLLPLSHLDNDRNLHIPFRYLRAYVSAGPNPNPDDPVQVISAALSQVLVHYYPFTGSLRRRPDDNRLELLCAGGRGVPLIRATADFTLESVNYLDNPAAPFVERLVPDPNPEEELANPFVLQVTVFACGGYCLGASIYHSLCDGLGATQFFSAMGELARGATRPSVEPVWERAALLGPRDPPRVEIPLHEFLSLDKNWSPYGQRSGPVSRECFSVSDEGLDRFKTMLLEQSGLKFTAFEALGAFIWRAKVKASGVVGRENVKFAYSINIRKLLKPTLPIGYWGNGCIPMYVQLSAKELVEQPIWETAHLIKKSKSNVNDESVRSYIDFQELNYGEGITPGKMVTAFTDWRHLGHSTVDFGWRGPVAVLPISGNLLGSVEPCFFLPHSSSILGKKNGFKVLVLLSESAMPTFREEMELFSSNKFELH; encoded by the exons ATGAAAGTTCAGATCTCAGAAACCATCTGCGTCTTCCCCGCCGCTACTCCCTCCCACCACCACCgcctcctccctctctctcaccTCGACAACGACCGCAACCTCCACATCCCCTTCCGTTACCTCCGCGCATACGTTAGCGCCGGCCCTAACCCCAACCCCGACGACCCCGTCCAAGTCATCTCCGCTGCTCTCTCCCAGGTTCTCGTGCACTACTACCCATTCACCGGCTCCCTCCGCCGCCGCCCCGACGACAACCGCCTCGAACTACTCTGCGCCGGGGGCAGAGGAGTACCCCTAATTCGCGCCACCGCGGACTTCACGCTCGAGTCCGTGAACTACCTCGACAACCCGGCTGCCCCGTTCGTTGAGCGCTTGGTGCCCGACCCGAACCCGGAAGAGGAACTTGCCAACCCGTTCGTGTTGCAAGTAACGGTCTTCGCGTGCGGCGGGTATTGCCTGGGTGCGTCAATTTATCATTCCTTGTGCGATGGACTTGGCGCGACTCAGTTTTTCAGTGCCATGGGCGAGCTCGCCCGAGGGGCGACCCGGCCGTCGGTGGAGCCGGTTTGGGAACGGGCGGCTCTTTTGGGTCCGAGGGACCCGCCCCGCGTGGAGATACCGTTGCACGAGTTTCTGAGTTTGGACAAGAACTGGTCTCCGTACGGTCAGAGGAGCGGTCCGGTTAGCAGGGAGTGCTTTAGCGTGAGCGACGAGGGCTTGGACCGGTTCAAGACAATGCTGCTGGAGCAATCGGGGTTGAAATTTACAGCATTTGAAGCTCTGGGAGCTTTCATTTGGCGAGCCAA GGTTAAAGCTTCAGGAGTTGTAGGCAGAGAAAATGTGAAGTTtgcatattcaattaatataagaAAGCTACTAAAACCGACACTACCTATCGGCTACTGGGGCAATGGTTGCATCCCCATGTACGTCCAACTTAGTGCTAAGGAGCTGGTGGAGCAACCCATTTGGGAAACTGCCCATTTGATCAAGAAAAGCAAATCAAATGTCAACGATGAATCTGTGCGCTCCTATATAGACTTTCAAGAGCTCAATTATGGAGAAGGAATCACGCCGGGGAAAATGGTGACCGCGTTCACTGATTGGAGGCACTTGGGTCATTCCACGGTAGATTTTGGGTGGAGAGGGCCCGTCGCCGTTTTGCCAATCTCAGGGAACCTTCTTGGGAGTGTTGAGCCTTGCTTTTTCTTGCCACATTCCTCTTCAATTCTAGGGAAGAAGAACGGGTTCAAGGTTTTGGTACTTCTGTCAGAGAGCGCCATGCCTACTTTCAGGGAAGAAATGGAGTTGTTCTCTAGCAACAAATTTGAATTACATTGA
- the LOC131144966 gene encoding spermidine coumaroyl-CoA acyltransferase-like: MYVCINMYEAGKTSHQSSRDHKPTQRRNIMDVKISETISVLPARAPFPHDHLIPLSHLDNDGNLQVPIRCLRVYTTTAHSPNPADPFRVITAALSEALVHYPLFGGSLRRHPGNHRLELLCARGKGVPLIRATANFTLESVNYLDDPAAPFIERLVPDPNPEEELVNPFVLQVTVFACGGYCLGFSLIQSLCDGLAAAQFFDGMGELARGATRPSLDPVLERPAQVGPRDPPHVEAPWHEFLSLDKSSSPYGHISGSARRECFSVEDECLDRFRTTLFEQSGLKFTAFEALGAYIWRAKVKASGIVDGEKVKFVYSVNIRKLLKSPLPDGYCGNACVPVYVQLSAKELVEQPIWETAHLIKKSKFNATEEYVRSFIDFQELNYQEGITAGKRVSSFINWRHYDHSTQDFGSGGPVSILPISRKFLGSVEPCFFLPHSSLDLGKKNGFRVLVFLPNTTLPSFKEEMEKFSNEEFGLVDKK; this comes from the exons atgtatgtatgtataaatatgtATGAAGCCGGGAAGACCTCACATCAGTCATCCAGAGATCACAAACCAACCCAAAGAAGAAATATAATGGACGTTAAAATTTCAGAGACCATTTCAGTGTTACCAGCTAGAGCTCCCTTCCCCCACGACCACCTCATCCCCCTCTCTCATCTCGACAACGACGGCAACCTCCAGGTCCCCATCCGTTGCCTCCGTGTGTACACTACCACCGCCCACAGTCCCAACCCCGCCGACCCCTTCCGCGTCATCACCGCCGCCCTCTCCGAGGCCCTCGTCCATTACCCTCTCTTCGGCGGCTCCCTCCGCCGCCACCCCGGCAACCACCGCCTGGAGCTACTATGCGCCAGGGGTAAAGGGGTCCCCCTGATTCGCGCTACCGCGAACTTCACGCTCGAGTCTGTGAACTACCTGGACGACCCGGCGGCCCCCTTTATTGAGCGGCTGGTGCCCGACCCGAATCCGGAAGAGGAACTGGTCAACCCGTTCGTGTTGCAAGTCACGGTTTTCGCGTGCGGCGGGTACTGCTTGGGATTTTCACTTATTCAGTCCTTGTGCGATGGACTTGCCGCGGCTCAGTTTTTCGACGGCATGGGCGAGCTCGCCCGCGGGGCGACCCGGCCGTCTCTGGACCCGGTTTTGGAACGGCCTGCTCAGGTGGGTCCGAGGGACCCGCCCCACGTGGAGGCACCGTGGCATGAGTTTCTGAGTTTGGATAAGAGCAGCTCGCCGTACGGTCACATAAGCGGTTCTGCTCGCAGGGAGTGCTTTAGCGTCGAAGACGAGTGCTTGGACCGGTTCAGGACGACGCTGTTCGAGCAGTCGGGGTTGAAATTTACAGCATTTGAAGCTCTCGGCGCTTACATTTGGCGAGCCAA GGTTAAAGCTTCCGGGATTGTAGATGGCGAGAAGGTGAAGTTCGTGTATTCAGTGAATATAAGAAAGCTTTTAAAGTCACCACTACCAGATGGCTATTGTGGCAATGCTTGTGTCCCTGTGTACGTCCAGCTCAGTGCCAAGGAGTTGGTGGAGCAACCTATTTGGGAAACTGCACATCTAATCAAGAAGAGCAAATTCAATGCTACTGAGGAATATGTGCGCTCCTTTATAGACTTCCAGGAGCTCAATTACCAAGAGGGGATCACGGCAGGAAAGAGGGTGAGTTCGTTCATTAACTGGAGGCACTATGATCATTCAACACAAGATTTTGGGTCTGGAGGGCCAGTTAGTATTTTGCCAATCTCCAGGAAATTTCTTGGAAGTGTTGAGCCTTGCTTTTTCTTGCCACATTCCTCTTTAGATCTGGGGAAGAAGAatgggtttagggtattggtgTTTCTGCCAAATACAACCCTACCAAGTTTCAAGGAAGAAATGGAGAAGTTTTCCAACGAGGAATTTGGGTTAGTTGACAAGAAATGA